The following are from one region of the Arachis duranensis cultivar V14167 chromosome 10, aradu.V14167.gnm2.J7QH, whole genome shotgun sequence genome:
- the LOC107470864 gene encoding probable calcium-binding protein CML15: MASEYDDQLGCLREIFSRFDMDNDGSLTILELAALLRSLGINPMGNQIHLLWTNMDVNGNGYVEFDELASAILPDLKNEDEDYLLRDHHALLLTVFNSFDHDSDGYISALELATAMAKIGQPLTYGELREMITAARDDGDGAICFNEFASVMIRSKSGLLGLALLLSGDE; encoded by the coding sequence ATGGCATCAGAATACGATGATCAACTCGGTTGTTTACGTGAAATCTTTTCAAGATTCGACATGGACAACGACGGTAGCTTAACGATTCTAGAACTTGCCGCGCTCTTGCGTTCTCTAGGGATCAATCCCATGGGAAACCAGATCCACTTGTTGTGGACGAACATGGATGTTAACGGCAACGGCTATGTCGAATTTGATGAGTTAGCTTCAGCAATCTTGCCAGATCTAAAGAACGAAGACGAAGATTATTTGTTAAGAGATCATCATGCATTGCTCCTAACTGTCTTCAATTCATTTGATCATGACAGCGATGGATACATATCGGCGCTGGAGCTGGCGACGGCGATGGCAAAGATAGGGCAGCCGCTCACGTATGGGGAGCTCAGGGAGATGATCACGGCGGCCAGAGACGACGGAGACGGTGCCATTTGTTTCAATGAATTTGCTTCTGTTATGATTAGGTCAAAATCTGGATTGTTGGgtcttgcattgttgttgtccGGAGACGAGTAA